Part of the Pedobacter roseus genome is shown below.
ATACAAAAGAAGCATTAGCTAATACTAAAGCTGATATTATAAAATGGATGTTTATTTTTTGGATCGGCCAAATTGCAGTTACTGTTGGCATTATTTTAATGTTCATAAAAAAATAAGGGACTAATGGTAATTTAGTTTGCCTAATTATTTATCTGCTCAGATTAGCAATCCTTATTTTTATCTATCCATATCGTTACAATCCGTCAAACGTTTGCGTAAGCGCAGCTTTTCAATTGCTTAATCTTATTCTGATCGGTTTCATTAACTTAGGTTTATGAAGTTTTTATCAGTGATATTAATGATGGGCTTAGGTTTAACAAGTGCAGCCCAGGATGTAAGTTTGGCTCTTCAAAAACCAAAACGACCAAGCAGCGAAACCCTAAACAAACAATGGGAAAACACCACTAAAGGGTTAAATGTTAGCTTCACCAGCAGTAATGTAAGGTTTGCGAAAGAAGTACCTCCAGAAGTTTCAGTTCAAAATACATGGAATGCCTCGGCCTGGAAAGGCGAAAAAATACACACCCAGTTGTTACTATGGGCAAACAATAATGTTGCAAACTTAAGTATACAATTGTCTGATCTCAAAGATCAAAAAGGCAACGACATTAAAAAAGAAAATATTACCGTAGGCATAATCAAATATGTCATTACAGATGAGTTTAAAGATGGCTGTGGCTACCGCAAAGCTTCAGATTTTGATTCATCTTATGTGGCCGACCTCATTGATACCAAAACAAATAACATTGCCGTTAATGCAAGGAGTACCCAGCCGGTTTGGTTGAGTATAAAAATTCCTACGGCTACGAAAGCAGGGGTTTATTCAGGAACGGTCAAAATTAAAGCTGAAAAGGAATATGATCTGCCGATTAAGATTCAGGTGCTCGATAAAACTTTGCCTGCACCGGCACAATGGAAATACGACTTAGATTTATGGCAACATCCGGCGGCTATCGCCCATACGCATCAGGTAAAGTTGTGGAGCGATGAACATTTTGCCTTAATGAAGCCTTATTACGAGATGTTGGCCAATGCCGGACAGAAAACCATTACTGCGAGTATTGTAAATGAACCCTGGGGGCATCAAACTTATGATGATTACCCAAGTTTAATTAAATGGACGAAGAAAAAGGATGGTACCTGGACTTATGATTATAGCCTGTTTGATAAATATATTGCCTTTGTATTGACCACCGGCATCAATCAGCGAATCAATTGTTATAGCATGGTACCCTGGAAAATTGCTTTCAGTTATTGGGATGAGGCTGCACAAAAAGAGGCAGTTTTTACCGAAGCTATCGGAACACCTGCCTATGATGCCTTTTGGAAAATAATGCTTACCGATTTTACGAAACATTTAAAATCAAAAAACTGGTTCCAGAAGACCTATATTGCTATGGACGAACGTCCGATGAAAGCCATGCAAGCCGTAATCAAGCTATTAAAAAGTGTCGATAAAGATTGGAAATTAGCCCTGGCAGGAGAATATCACCAGGAAATTGAGCAAGATATCGATAATTATTGCATCGCATCCAAATGGGAATTTCCGGCTGATGTACTAAAAAAACGTAATGCAGAAGGTAAAACCAGTACCTGGTACACCTGTTGCACCGAACCCTATCCAAATGCTTTCAGTTTTTCTTCTCCGGCAGAACAGGTATGGATGGGCTGGTACACCGCCAATAAAAATATGGATGGTTATTTACGCTGGGCCTATAACAGCTGGACAAAAAATCCATTAACCGATACCCGTTTTACTGCCTGGCCCGCTGGCGATACTTATATGGTTTATCCGGGTCCGTTAACATCTGTGAGGTTTGAGAAAATGATCGAAGGCGCGCAGGATTTCGAGAAAATTAATCAGTTAAAGTTGCTTTATAGCAAAAATAAAAATTCAGCAGCACTTGCCGAGTTAAATGAAGCACTCGAAAATTTTAATATTAAATCCTTATCCACTGTTACTGCTGATGAAATGTTACAACGTGTTAAACCGCTATTAAATAAATAAGAGATGAGGTTAAATGTTATTTTGCCCGGATTATTTATTGCTTTGCTATACTGTAAAGCCAGCTATGCGCAAGGTGATGTGAAATGGTTTAACCCACAAGCTGGTGTTAATGCTTCATTAAAAGGTAAGGCCTGGCAAAATACCGACAGCGCAAATTACTATAACCGTTTACCCTCAGCCGCAGAGCAGTTGGTACGGAAAGAAGTTTGGGATTTGGCTAAACATACAGCAGGCGAATACCTTGACTTTAAAACCACGGCACAGAAAATTGTGGTAAAATATCAGCTCAAAGGAGGCAAAAGTTTAGATAACATGCCAACCCTGGGGGTAAGCGGCCTAGATTTATATGCACAGGATATGCAGAATAACTGGCATTGGGTAAAAGCCGCATACAGCTTTAGAGATACGGTTACTTATAGCTATGCAAATTTTGATGCGGCAGTAAAAATCAAGAAATTCCGCTTGTATCTGCCGCTTTACAACATGCCAAAATGGTTAAAAATAGGAGTGGGTGTAAATGATGAATTTAAGGTAGAAGAAGCCAATGAAAAAAAACCTTTAGTATTTTACGGGACCTCTATTATGCAGGGAGCCAGTGCAAGCAGGCCAGGAATGGCCTGGCTCAATATTTTGGGCAGGAAATTAAACCTACCAGTGGTAAATTTAGGCTTTTCAGGTAATGGCCGCTTAGAAAGCCCATTGATTGATTTAATGAATCAAACCGATGCCAGGCTTTTTGTACTCGATTGCCAGCCTAATCTACACGACCAAAAAGTTTATACTGCTTCAGAAATTGAAAAACGCATCACCAGCGCTGTACAAAGTTTAAAAACAAAGCATCCAAATACGCCTATTTTGCTGGTTGAGCATAGCTCTGGTTTACCACAGGTTAATTTAGATAGCGAATTAACAGGAAGATACATCTGGACCTCCGGGATTTTAAATAATACCTATCAAAAATTGCAGCAATCAGGAATTAAAGAGCTCTATATCCTAACAGCAAAAGAAATCGGCTTTAACGATAATAGTACGATTGATGGTACTCATCCGAACGATTTTGGTATGATGCAATATGCAGATGCTTATGAAAAAGTGATCCGAAAAATTTTATTGCTTAAAAATAAGTGATCTTAAAAGCGATTTTTGATAATTTACCTTAATAAACAGCCAAAATACTTTATGGTTCAGCTGTAATCAAGCCGTAATTTTAGGTACAAAACAACTTAATGAGAAAATTAATTTTTACATCGGTTTTAATGGTGTCATTTATTGCCACAGCAGTAGCGCAAAGTAACTTAAAATTGCAGAATACCATTGCGGTTACGCCTGGCGATAGTAAAGCCACCATCATTGCCAAAGCAAGCCATGTAGTACCCACTTCCAATCAGTTAAGTGCATTAAAAAATGAATTTATTGCATTTATACATATTGGACCAAATACCTTTACAAGGATGGAGTGGGGTAATGGAAAAGAAGACCCAAAGATTTTTGATTTAAAAGAACTGCATACCGATCAATGGTGCCAGAGCATGAAATCGGCAGGAATGAAAATGGTAATCATTACCGTAAAACACCACGATGGTTTTGTACTGTGGCAAAGCAGGTATACCAAACATGGCATCATGTCTTCAAACTTTGAAAATGGTAAAGGCGATATCCTTAAAAATCTATCCGCATCTTGTAAAAAGTTTGGACTAAAACTAGGTATTTATTTATCTCCGGCAGATTTATATCAAATGGAAAACCCTGCAGGCTTGTATGGCAATCTGAGTAAAACAACCACCAGGACCATTCCACGCGAAGTAACTGGACGCCCTTTTGCTAATCAAACTAAATTTAAGTTCGAAGTTGACGATTATAACGAATATTTTCTGAACCAGTTATTTGAACTTTTAACTGAATACGGTCCCGTTGATGAAGTATGGTTTGATGGTGCACATCCTAAAACCAAAGGTGGTCAGAAATACAATTATCAGGCCTGGAAAAAACTCATTCATACCCTGGCACCAAAAGCCGTAATTTTTGGTAAAGAAGATATCCGTTGGTGTGGAAACGAAGCGGGTGGTACACGCGATACTGAATGGAACGTGCTGCCTTTTAGCGAAAATCCTGATACAGCAGCACATTTCCCCGATCTGACGGCAAAAGATTTAGGCAGTGATGATCAACTTTACAAGGCCAAATACTTACATTATCAACAGGCAGAAACCAATACATCAATAAGAGAGGGCTGGTTTTACCGTGACGATGAAAAACAGAAAGTACGCAGTGCTGATGATGTTTTTGATATTTTTGAACGCTCGGTAGGGGGGAACTCTACATTTTTACTCAATATCCCGCCAAACCGTAACGGAAAATTTTCTGATGAAGATGTAAGTGTACTCACTGAAGTGGGTAAGCGGATCAGCGAAACTTATAGTAAAAATTTATTTGCTGATGCAAATGGACCAAAAGCAATATTAGATCAGAATATCAGCACCTTTCAATTGTTGAATAATAAACAAAAAAGCATAGAAATAAGTATTACTAAGCCCATCACCATAAACAGGATTGTTTTGCAGGAAGCAATTGCCGATTATAGTGAAAGGGTAGAGCAACATCAGGTTGAAGCATGGATTGATAACAAATGGCAAAAAATTGCTGAAGCAACAAATATTGGCTATAAACGCATTTTACGTTTCCCTGAGGTAACCACCTCAAAGCTTCGTTTAACGGTTTTATCCTCGAGGGCTAATCCAGCCATTGCTACTATATCGGCACATTACTATCGCACCCGTCCACCGCAATTGCAGTTTGCAAGGGACATAAAAGGTTTAACCACCATTTCGCCAAAAACACATGAATTTGGTTGGAAACCGCATGGTGAAAATGCTACGGCCAACCTTAATAAAGGAATTGAAATTTATTATACCACCGATGGAAGTACGCCCAATGCTTCAGCAAAGAAATACAG
Proteins encoded:
- a CDS encoding DUF4091 domain-containing protein is translated as MKFLSVILMMGLGLTSAAQDVSLALQKPKRPSSETLNKQWENTTKGLNVSFTSSNVRFAKEVPPEVSVQNTWNASAWKGEKIHTQLLLWANNNVANLSIQLSDLKDQKGNDIKKENITVGIIKYVITDEFKDGCGYRKASDFDSSYVADLIDTKTNNIAVNARSTQPVWLSIKIPTATKAGVYSGTVKIKAEKEYDLPIKIQVLDKTLPAPAQWKYDLDLWQHPAAIAHTHQVKLWSDEHFALMKPYYEMLANAGQKTITASIVNEPWGHQTYDDYPSLIKWTKKKDGTWTYDYSLFDKYIAFVLTTGINQRINCYSMVPWKIAFSYWDEAAQKEAVFTEAIGTPAYDAFWKIMLTDFTKHLKSKNWFQKTYIAMDERPMKAMQAVIKLLKSVDKDWKLALAGEYHQEIEQDIDNYCIASKWEFPADVLKKRNAEGKTSTWYTCCTEPYPNAFSFSSPAEQVWMGWYTANKNMDGYLRWAYNSWTKNPLTDTRFTAWPAGDTYMVYPGPLTSVRFEKMIEGAQDFEKINQLKLLYSKNKNSAALAELNEALENFNIKSLSTVTADEMLQRVKPLLNK
- a CDS encoding SGNH/GDSL hydrolase family protein, which encodes MRLNVILPGLFIALLYCKASYAQGDVKWFNPQAGVNASLKGKAWQNTDSANYYNRLPSAAEQLVRKEVWDLAKHTAGEYLDFKTTAQKIVVKYQLKGGKSLDNMPTLGVSGLDLYAQDMQNNWHWVKAAYSFRDTVTYSYANFDAAVKIKKFRLYLPLYNMPKWLKIGVGVNDEFKVEEANEKKPLVFYGTSIMQGASASRPGMAWLNILGRKLNLPVVNLGFSGNGRLESPLIDLMNQTDARLFVLDCQPNLHDQKVYTASEIEKRITSAVQSLKTKHPNTPILLVEHSSGLPQVNLDSELTGRYIWTSGILNNTYQKLQQSGIKELYILTAKEIGFNDNSTIDGTHPNDFGMMQYADAYEKVIRKILLLKNK
- a CDS encoding alpha-L-fucosidase translates to MRKLIFTSVLMVSFIATAVAQSNLKLQNTIAVTPGDSKATIIAKASHVVPTSNQLSALKNEFIAFIHIGPNTFTRMEWGNGKEDPKIFDLKELHTDQWCQSMKSAGMKMVIITVKHHDGFVLWQSRYTKHGIMSSNFENGKGDILKNLSASCKKFGLKLGIYLSPADLYQMENPAGLYGNLSKTTTRTIPREVTGRPFANQTKFKFEVDDYNEYFLNQLFELLTEYGPVDEVWFDGAHPKTKGGQKYNYQAWKKLIHTLAPKAVIFGKEDIRWCGNEAGGTRDTEWNVLPFSENPDTAAHFPDLTAKDLGSDDQLYKAKYLHYQQAETNTSIREGWFYRDDEKQKVRSADDVFDIFERSVGGNSTFLLNIPPNRNGKFSDEDVSVLTEVGKRISETYSKNLFADANGPKAILDQNISTFQLLNNKQKSIEISITKPITINRIVLQEAIADYSERVEQHQVEAWIDNKWQKIAEATNIGYKRILRFPEVTTSKLRLTVLSSRANPAIATISAHYYRTRPPQLQFARDIKGLTTISPKTHEFGWKPHGENATANLNKGIEIYYTTDGSTPNASAKKYSAPVQITKGEIKAIAITNKEKGPVASEMFGIVKTGWKSFNNDSEKSNHNAAMAIDAKKETYWLSNDDGQLQLAVDMGNIHNLTGFIYTPPADFAGGMLEKGVLQTSNDGKNWKDVETFGFGNLINDPTPRTYYFKSVISTRYVQLKATTIAGNKKTLAIAELDFLEK